A single region of the Pontibacter kalidii genome encodes:
- a CDS encoding TerY-C metal binding domain-containing protein — translation MRRLPIYFLIDISESMVGEPIQQVEEGLAAIIKALKTDPYAIETVWVSIIVFAGQSKTIVPLQEIISFYPPKFPIGSGTSLSKGLGHLMYELRKNTVKTTLDQKGDWKPIVFLFTDGVPTDDAQAAINEWRQNWQRSSNMIAISFGNEADTKVLSQLTENVLLFKNTNADAYKQFFKWVTDSIKTSSISVENNSTGFGLAEIDGDTLSKIDLSKSPQPNQFVDSNYVVLSAKCQNTKRPYLMKYRKTVRPATVAGLGLDTLAYRLIGAYQVDNIYYELSDSTAGTFRINSDELMGSPTCPCCGNQIGFAMCHCGGIHCIGDEQLNTCPWCESQGTYGYGESGFEVNRTQG, via the coding sequence ATGAGAAGACTTCCTATATACTTCTTAATTGACATTTCTGAATCAATGGTTGGTGAACCGATCCAACAGGTTGAAGAAGGATTGGCGGCCATTATAAAAGCTCTGAAGACAGACCCTTATGCTATCGAAACTGTATGGGTTTCTATTATTGTGTTTGCAGGACAGTCTAAGACAATCGTCCCCTTACAGGAGATCATTAGCTTCTACCCTCCTAAATTCCCAATAGGAAGCGGAACATCTTTGAGTAAAGGTCTTGGGCACCTAATGTATGAGCTCAGAAAAAATACAGTTAAAACAACGCTTGACCAGAAAGGTGACTGGAAGCCAATAGTTTTCTTGTTTACAGACGGAGTACCAACGGATGATGCACAGGCCGCCATTAATGAGTGGAGGCAAAATTGGCAGCGTTCATCTAACATGATCGCCATCTCCTTTGGAAACGAGGCAGACACCAAGGTACTTAGTCAGTTAACAGAGAATGTCCTTCTATTTAAAAACACCAATGCGGACGCCTATAAGCAGTTCTTTAAGTGGGTAACTGATTCTATAAAAACAAGTAGCATCAGTGTTGAGAACAACTCTACAGGCTTCGGACTAGCAGAGATAGATGGAGATACTCTCTCTAAGATAGACTTGTCCAAGTCTCCGCAGCCCAATCAGTTTGTGGACAGCAACTATGTAGTGTTATCTGCAAAGTGCCAGAACACTAAGAGACCCTACCTAATGAAGTACAGGAAAACTGTACGACCTGCCACTGTGGCAGGTCTAGGGTTAGACACATTAGCTTATCGATTGATCGGGGCCTATCAGGTTGATAATATCTACTATGAGTTATCAGACAGCACTGCAGGCACTTTCAGAATAAATTCTGATGAACTAATGGGATCACCCACATGCCCATGTTGCGGTAACCAAATTGGTTTTGCCATGTGCCACTGTGGCGGCATACATTGCATAGGAGATGAACAGTTGAACACTTGCCCATGGTGTGAAAGCCAAGGGACCTATGGCTATGGTGAAAGCGGTTTTGAGGTAAACAGGACACAAGGGTAA
- a CDS encoding PP2C family serine/threonine-protein phosphatase translates to MSETKPYIQALFAGKNISVNSNRASIFEEFAKDENITVAVKQILENQKMLTDKWTLINRVRDIKEQPVSIPNATVGKPYEALVDFDQLHWRDVTNSDFEGLDTVGLCYDCETKVISGTPTRSGDLKVTFKYKVEGEPEDSALNEKLIPIVINPDPKSLWKNIESVKTDYYWKEDNITAFERLGDKTLVAASKRGRSHANVGSFREDDLAYKYFESTGWSVVAVADGAGSAKMSRQGSKIACNSIVDYFSNHLTEESFSDFDILLKEYVESKGEETQKKLNYFVYNTLGQAALYAHKQLDAFATKDETPIKELHSTLIFTLFKKYEYGYAILSFGVGDCPIGLINKDLSSVTLMNWLDVGEFGGGTRFITMPDIFKSEKFYTRFNFKLIDDFSFLMLMTDGIYDPKFVVEANLEKMEKWQELLNDLNGENEDGVKVEFNRGNADIASQLSDWMDFWSSGNHDDRTLAIIF, encoded by the coding sequence ATGAGCGAGACTAAGCCTTACATTCAAGCCCTTTTTGCAGGAAAAAATATAAGTGTAAACTCTAACAGGGCGAGCATATTCGAAGAATTCGCAAAAGATGAGAACATAACTGTAGCAGTTAAGCAGATATTAGAGAACCAAAAGATGTTAACAGACAAGTGGACATTAATTAATAGAGTAAGGGACATAAAAGAGCAACCGGTAAGCATTCCTAATGCTACAGTAGGAAAGCCATATGAAGCCTTAGTAGATTTTGATCAACTCCACTGGAGAGATGTGACTAATTCTGATTTTGAAGGTTTGGACACTGTTGGATTATGTTATGATTGCGAGACTAAAGTAATCAGTGGCACTCCTACCCGTAGTGGCGATTTAAAGGTTACTTTTAAATATAAGGTTGAGGGCGAGCCAGAGGACTCCGCTTTAAATGAGAAACTCATACCTATTGTCATCAATCCAGACCCTAAGTCTCTATGGAAAAACATCGAAAGTGTAAAGACCGATTATTATTGGAAAGAAGATAACATAACGGCCTTCGAAAGGCTCGGAGATAAAACCCTTGTAGCCGCCTCAAAAAGAGGAAGGTCACATGCTAACGTAGGCTCATTCAGAGAGGATGATCTAGCTTACAAGTATTTTGAGTCAACAGGGTGGAGTGTAGTTGCTGTCGCCGACGGCGCAGGTAGCGCGAAAATGTCTCGTCAAGGCTCAAAAATCGCTTGTAATAGTATCGTAGACTATTTCTCTAATCATCTTACGGAAGAAAGCTTTTCAGATTTTGATATTCTGCTAAAAGAGTATGTAGAAAGTAAAGGGGAAGAGACTCAGAAGAAGCTCAATTACTTTGTTTACAACACCCTTGGACAAGCCGCATTATACGCACATAAACAATTAGATGCATTTGCTACAAAGGATGAAACTCCTATCAAAGAACTTCACAGCACTTTGATTTTCACCCTTTTCAAGAAGTATGAATATGGGTACGCCATCTTATCTTTTGGAGTTGGAGATTGCCCGATAGGTTTGATAAACAAGGATCTGTCTTCGGTAACTCTAATGAACTGGCTCGATGTAGGTGAGTTTGGAGGGGGAACCAGATTTATTACCATGCCTGATATATTCAAGAGCGAAAAGTTCTACACCAGGTTTAATTTCAAACTGATTGATGACTTCTCCTTCCTAATGTTGATGACAGATGGAATTTACGACCCTAAGTTTGTTGTAGAGGCCAACCTAGAGAAAATGGAGAAATGGCAGGAACTACTGAATGATCTGAACGGCGAGAACGAAGACGGCGTGAAGGTGGAATTCAATAGGGGAAATGCTGACATAGCTTCACAATTGTCTGACTGGATGGACTTCTGGAGCTCGGGCAATCATGATGACAGAACTTTAGCCATAATCTTTTAA
- a CDS encoding helix-hairpin-helix domain-containing protein: MNTKTVASIINSGKSYQFVDTGEPMRGGMKDVFFSPDRSYVVAFYRDQQDFNSKERLKKIVTQYYDSFFNREGGSYYKDLYCWPTDMVELDKKVGLIVPCYNKNFFFNKGYATSDLIKGKEKEGKWFASPKFRNRQFPLRLDESELGNWLSYFQVCVNIARGVKRLHSAGLAHSDLSYKNVLVDPVSKSAAIIDIDGLVVPGLFPPDVIGTADFIAPEVLATKHLDIKDPNRKLPNRLTDLHALAVMIYMYLLYRHPLKGGKVHDLDTEKDDLLSMGEKALFIEHPTDKSNRPKLNQVNPKELPWADVSKVPYFITGPYLKALFDRAFIDGLHNPMQRPTANEWEDALLKTTDLMQPCSNASCEQKWYVFDNSNKPRCPFCGTAHKGTLPVLDLYYQFKPTVWKPENHRLMVYNNQYLFQWHVNRNIIRNEKLTPAQKIPVGYFTFHNGKWVLVNQKLSSLKDLTEDKEIPVGTMVEITDGKKLLLSKEDGGRVVIVTMANK, translated from the coding sequence ATGAATACTAAAACTGTAGCTTCCATCATCAACAGCGGCAAGTCTTATCAATTTGTAGACACAGGGGAGCCTATGCGAGGAGGCATGAAAGATGTCTTTTTCAGTCCAGACAGGTCCTATGTAGTAGCTTTTTATCGTGATCAGCAGGATTTTAATTCTAAAGAAAGACTTAAGAAGATCGTCACTCAGTACTACGACAGTTTTTTTAACCGGGAAGGCGGCAGTTACTACAAAGATTTGTACTGCTGGCCGACAGACATGGTTGAACTGGACAAAAAGGTTGGACTTATAGTACCCTGCTACAATAAAAATTTCTTTTTTAACAAAGGCTATGCGACAAGCGACCTAATAAAAGGAAAGGAGAAAGAAGGTAAATGGTTTGCCTCACCTAAGTTTAGAAATAGACAGTTTCCACTAAGGCTTGACGAATCAGAACTGGGGAATTGGCTAAGTTATTTTCAGGTGTGTGTTAATATCGCCAGGGGCGTTAAACGTTTACATTCTGCCGGCTTAGCTCACTCAGACCTATCTTACAAGAACGTATTAGTTGACCCTGTAAGTAAGTCAGCTGCTATCATAGACATAGATGGCCTGGTTGTACCTGGCTTGTTTCCTCCTGATGTGATTGGTACTGCTGATTTTATTGCTCCAGAAGTATTGGCTACAAAACACTTAGACATCAAAGATCCAAACCGCAAACTGCCGAACCGGTTGACCGACCTGCATGCTTTAGCGGTCATGATCTATATGTACCTACTTTATCGCCACCCTTTGAAAGGCGGAAAAGTGCATGACTTAGATACTGAAAAGGACGACTTGTTATCAATGGGTGAGAAAGCTTTATTCATAGAGCACCCCACTGATAAGTCTAACAGACCTAAGTTAAATCAGGTAAATCCCAAAGAATTACCTTGGGCAGACGTATCTAAAGTTCCTTACTTCATTACAGGCCCTTACTTGAAAGCACTGTTCGATAGGGCCTTTATTGATGGTTTGCATAACCCTATGCAGCGTCCTACGGCAAATGAGTGGGAGGATGCTTTATTAAAAACTACTGATCTTATGCAGCCATGCAGTAATGCATCTTGCGAGCAGAAGTGGTATGTTTTTGATAATTCTAACAAGCCAAGGTGCCCGTTCTGCGGTACTGCGCATAAAGGCACTCTACCTGTTTTAGACCTTTACTATCAATTCAAACCTACAGTCTGGAAACCTGAGAACCATAGGTTAATGGTTTACAACAACCAGTACCTGTTTCAATGGCATGTCAACCGAAACATCATTAGAAATGAGAAGCTTACTCCAGCGCAAAAGATACCGGTTGGCTATTTCACATTCCATAACGGCAAATGGGTATTAGTGAATCAGAAGTTATCATCTCTTAAAGACCTAACAGAGGATAAAGAAATTCCAGTAGGTACTATGGTAGAAATAACAGACGGCAAAAAACTACTGCTATCAAAAGAAGATGGAGGAAGAGTTGTAATAGTAACAATGGCAAATAAATAA
- a CDS encoding TerC/Alx family metal homeostasis membrane protein, with product MVTNIYFISGFALLVVVMLLIDLGLFNKKAHKISNKEAAIWSCVWIGLAAIFGGLVYTFLGIEKASEFYTAFLIEKALSVDNLFVFILVFGFFKVPEQYHHKVLFWGIVGAIVLRAIFIFTGATIISYTYLPDFTILGYTFHEVNIILTLFGLFLVYAGIKSLGGDDDDEQDFSKSFGVKIIKSIFPVTDKFDGGKFFTIENGKKVGTLLLVVVGVIEVTDLIFAVDSIPAIFTVSRDPFILYTSNIFAILGLRTLYFLLANFMHYFAYLKYGLAGILSFIGFKMVIAPIYHISSPLSLSVVATLLFAATIASIVWKPKVEEKEEEKELVA from the coding sequence ATGGTAACGAACATTTACTTCATTAGTGGATTTGCATTACTCGTTGTAGTAATGCTCCTAATCGACTTAGGCCTTTTTAATAAAAAGGCTCACAAAATATCAAATAAGGAAGCAGCAATCTGGAGCTGTGTCTGGATTGGCCTCGCAGCAATATTCGGTGGTCTAGTTTATACCTTTTTAGGAATAGAAAAAGCTTCTGAATTTTACACTGCGTTTTTGATAGAAAAGGCTCTTTCTGTAGATAACCTATTTGTCTTCATTCTAGTTTTCGGATTTTTTAAAGTACCTGAACAGTATCATCATAAAGTTCTGTTTTGGGGTATTGTAGGAGCCATTGTACTACGTGCTATATTCATATTTACTGGTGCAACTATAATCAGTTATACCTACCTTCCTGATTTTACAATACTTGGTTACACTTTCCATGAAGTAAACATAATTCTTACCCTATTTGGACTGTTCCTGGTGTACGCAGGTATAAAATCATTAGGAGGAGATGATGATGATGAGCAGGACTTCTCTAAAAGCTTTGGCGTAAAAATTATCAAATCTATCTTCCCTGTTACTGATAAATTTGATGGGGGTAAGTTCTTCACTATTGAGAATGGAAAAAAAGTAGGCACTTTACTATTAGTAGTTGTAGGTGTTATAGAGGTAACTGACCTTATTTTCGCCGTTGATTCTATTCCGGCAATATTCACAGTATCCCGTGATCCATTTATACTTTACACCAGTAACATATTTGCAATTCTTGGTTTAAGAACTCTATACTTCCTTCTAGCTAATTTTATGCACTACTTCGCCTACCTAAAGTATGGTTTAGCAGGTATTCTTTCATTTATAGGATTCAAGATGGTTATTGCTCCTATTTATCATATCTCTTCTCCTCTTTCTTTATCTGTTGTTGCAACCTTATTATTTGCAGCAACTATCGCTTCTATTGTATGGAAGCCTAAGGTTGAAGAGAAAGAAGAAGAGAAAGAATTAGTTGCTTAA
- a CDS encoding DUF6804 family protein, producing the protein MDKAIKLVLIILLFLCLLQMPFGFYQFVRFAAFVGFGLLALLQRDGGNKNAAFIYGALALLFQPFFKVVLGRELWIIVDVVVALGLALSLINAFRSKANSPNRN; encoded by the coding sequence ATGGATAAAGCCATTAAGCTTGTATTAATAATCCTTCTGTTCTTATGTCTATTACAAATGCCATTTGGTTTCTATCAGTTCGTTAGGTTTGCAGCATTTGTTGGTTTCGGGCTGTTAGCCCTACTTCAGCGTGATGGGGGTAACAAGAATGCTGCCTTTATATATGGAGCACTTGCACTTCTATTTCAACCTTTCTTTAAAGTAGTACTTGGGCGGGAGTTATGGATTATAGTAGATGTTGTTGTGGCTTTAGGTCTTGCGCTATCTCTTATAAATGCTTTTAGATCTAAAGCTAATTCTCCCAATAGAAATTAA
- a CDS encoding helix-turn-helix domain-containing protein: protein METAAKKRPIHLGDHVRRMRTALGVKQSALASELGTTQQNISRIEQEEEVDDTTLERIAKALGVTSEAIKNFTEEGTVFHIQNMHDHSSAGAGVGNCNQHTFNFNAVEKIIELYDALLKSEREKVELMERMLKDQKLD from the coding sequence ATGGAAACAGCAGCCAAAAAACGACCGATCCATCTGGGCGACCACGTCCGCAGAATGCGCACCGCCTTAGGCGTGAAGCAATCCGCTTTAGCCAGTGAGCTGGGCACCACACAGCAAAACATCTCCCGTATTGAGCAGGAAGAGGAGGTGGATGATACGACTTTGGAGAGAATAGCAAAAGCATTAGGGGTGACTTCTGAAGCCATCAAAAATTTCACAGAAGAAGGAACAGTTTTCCATATTCAAAATATGCATGATCATTCTTCTGCTGGAGCTGGGGTTGGAAATTGTAATCAACATACCTTTAATTTCAATGCCGTTGAAAAAATTATTGAGCTATATGATGCTTTACTAAAGAGTGAGCGGGAGAAGGTTGAACTGATGGAAAGAATGCTAAAGGATCAAAAGCTAGATTAG
- a CDS encoding helix-turn-helix domain-containing protein — MSVEIITKQDLQTFHRQLLEDLARLIGMQQTEAPKKVLKSAEVRRMLQVSPSTLQKLRVEGTLPSVKVGGTHYYRQEDISRLLNGKEVHSWR; from the coding sequence ATGTCCGTAGAAATCATCACCAAGCAAGACCTGCAAACCTTCCACCGGCAGCTGCTCGAGGACCTGGCCAGACTGATCGGAATGCAGCAGACCGAGGCGCCGAAGAAGGTGCTCAAGTCCGCCGAGGTGCGGCGCATGCTGCAGGTCTCCCCCTCCACGCTGCAAAAGCTGAGGGTGGAGGGCACGCTGCCCTCGGTCAAGGTCGGGGGCACTCACTACTACCGCCAGGAGGATATCTCCAGGCTGCTGAACGGGAAGGAGGTGCACTCATGGAGGTAA
- a CDS encoding BfmA/BtgA family mobilization protein, with product MKTVGIPEAVHARLKRYCTRHGLGLGECIAASITYFEKHGLNPATHESPAAEMNRLIKRVDQVIAFIRKQESDLLRPMTEAVSLSEARIEHSLGTVATAKQLQLLEEHLAGLVRQLNTLVPAAAAARAATERLLSEHARRELEALQLLARLVDAKNKSGFLQDLAKLYQEGDQP from the coding sequence ATGAAGACAGTCGGAATACCCGAGGCCGTGCACGCCAGGCTCAAGCGCTACTGCACCCGCCATGGCCTGGGCTTGGGCGAGTGCATCGCCGCCTCAATTACTTATTTCGAGAAGCACGGCCTCAACCCGGCAACCCACGAGAGCCCCGCGGCGGAGATGAACCGCCTCATCAAGCGGGTGGACCAGGTCATCGCCTTCATCCGCAAGCAGGAGAGCGACCTGCTGCGCCCCATGACCGAGGCCGTGAGCCTGAGCGAGGCCCGCATCGAGCATAGCCTGGGCACCGTGGCCACGGCCAAACAGCTGCAGCTCCTGGAGGAGCACCTGGCGGGCTTAGTCCGGCAGCTCAACACGCTGGTGCCGGCAGCCGCTGCCGCCAGGGCGGCCACCGAGCGGCTGCTTTCTGAACACGCGCGGCGCGAGCTGGAGGCGCTCCAATTGCTCGCACGCCTCGTGGACGCCAAGAACAAGAGCGGCTTTCTGCAGGACCTTGCCAAGCTATATCAGGAAGGAGACCAGCCGTGA
- a CDS encoding DUF5712 family protein: protein MNIKILGGGTGTYANRGSSAALVNYLQHEDLERLREGQAAEPFFDQERERVSAREAVYRLDHNRGQLGKSDAKFYALIVSPSEKELKHLGETKQEQARALKAYVREEVLPAYAANFNKGLNAKDILYYGKVHHERDGQTGREQMHAHLIVSRKDMENKVKLSPMTNHRSTGKGAVRGGFDREAFVSACEERFDRQTGYKREQRESFAYCHALRKGSVKDIRQQARERVALEAQRKQQKQQAEKFIHQQEQRPAPELGRRQNRGIRR, encoded by the coding sequence GTGAACATCAAGATCCTGGGCGGGGGTACCGGCACCTACGCCAACCGGGGCAGCAGCGCGGCCCTCGTGAACTACCTCCAGCACGAGGACCTGGAGCGCCTCAGGGAGGGGCAGGCCGCCGAGCCCTTCTTCGACCAGGAGCGCGAGCGGGTGAGCGCCCGAGAGGCCGTCTACCGCCTCGATCACAACAGGGGGCAGCTGGGGAAAAGCGACGCCAAGTTCTACGCCTTGATCGTCAGTCCCTCTGAAAAGGAGCTTAAGCACCTAGGCGAAACGAAACAGGAGCAGGCCCGGGCGCTCAAAGCTTATGTGCGGGAGGAGGTGCTGCCGGCCTATGCCGCTAACTTCAACAAGGGGCTCAACGCGAAAGACATCCTGTACTACGGCAAGGTTCACCATGAACGCGACGGGCAGACGGGGCGGGAGCAGATGCACGCCCACCTTATCGTCTCACGCAAGGACATGGAAAATAAGGTTAAGCTCAGCCCCATGACAAACCACCGCAGCACCGGAAAGGGAGCTGTAAGGGGCGGCTTTGACCGGGAGGCCTTCGTGAGCGCCTGCGAGGAGAGGTTCGACCGCCAGACGGGCTACAAGAGAGAGCAGCGGGAAAGCTTCGCCTACTGCCATGCCCTCAGGAAGGGGAGCGTGAAGGACATCCGGCAGCAGGCACGGGAGAGGGTGGCGCTGGAGGCGCAGCGGAAACAGCAAAAACAGCAGGCAGAGAAATTTATTCACCAGCAGGAACAAAGGCCTGCGCCCGAGCTCGGGCGCAGGCAAAACAGGGGGATCAGGCGATGA
- a CDS encoding type IV secretory system conjugative DNA transfer family protein, whose protein sequence is MRKGQLRDYRGCGCLALLLLLLGMALFLVLVHQAPAVAGGVVLTLGGLLVSTGVYGLYRFFRYLQRRMNWIVQGVRSDRHPYSLELSTTRGPIRLYNPFRGVLVVGAAGSGKSESIALPLMCGFARKGYSGVLYDFKFPSLTGDMHSFLATQQNPLPHYFLNFHEPLRSYRVNPLHPRYLPHTGYAREYATAIVSNLMRESIRRPDFWTRSATDLLTACIWYLRCEHPEMCDLSHVLALVTSPDEALLKTLRQNEQCAQMTVSILGALERGAENQVSGVVGTLQGAVAQINTPEVCYLFGGDDFSLDINDPENPIVLSLGSHPSLAGTYAPLCSLVITVATRLMNQPGKHHSFLLLDEGPTVFIPHLELLPNTARSNRVATVFMCQDLAQLVDMYGQEKADVLSAALNSHFYGRVSSSKTARFMSEQFGRFSGIAVESNKTEFNAQFRVPARPPQVPLPQPTTEDDMLEYYWRVRQEVNGLLVAVDTPQEPGPGKRPGQDPASRFRLDV, encoded by the coding sequence ATGAGAAAGGGACAACTGAGGGATTACCGCGGCTGCGGCTGCCTCGCCCTGCTGCTCCTGCTTCTCGGCATGGCCCTGTTCCTCGTGCTCGTGCACCAGGCCCCTGCCGTGGCGGGCGGCGTGGTGCTGACATTGGGAGGCCTTCTGGTAAGTACTGGCGTTTACGGGCTCTACAGGTTTTTTAGGTATCTGCAAAGGCGGATGAACTGGATCGTGCAAGGGGTGAGGTCGGACAGGCACCCTTACAGCCTGGAGCTTTCCACTACCCGGGGGCCGATCAGGCTCTACAACCCTTTTAGGGGGGTACTGGTCGTGGGCGCTGCCGGCAGCGGCAAGAGCGAGAGCATCGCCCTGCCCCTGATGTGCGGCTTTGCCAGGAAGGGCTACAGCGGGGTACTCTACGACTTCAAGTTCCCCAGCCTGACAGGGGACATGCACAGCTTCCTTGCCACGCAGCAAAACCCGCTGCCGCACTACTTCCTTAATTTCCACGAGCCGCTGCGCTCCTACCGCGTCAATCCCCTGCACCCGCGCTACCTGCCCCACACCGGCTACGCCCGCGAGTACGCCACGGCCATCGTCAGCAACCTGATGCGGGAGAGCATCCGCAGGCCCGACTTCTGGACCCGCAGCGCCACCGACCTTCTGACCGCCTGCATCTGGTACCTGCGATGCGAGCACCCGGAGATGTGCGACCTGTCCCACGTGCTGGCCCTTGTCACCAGCCCGGACGAGGCGCTGCTGAAGACGCTCCGGCAGAACGAGCAGTGCGCGCAAATGACTGTCTCCATCCTAGGGGCGCTGGAGCGGGGGGCAGAGAACCAGGTGAGCGGCGTGGTGGGCACGCTCCAGGGCGCCGTGGCCCAAATCAACACGCCCGAGGTCTGCTATCTCTTCGGGGGCGACGACTTCTCCCTGGACATCAACGACCCTGAAAACCCCATCGTCCTCTCGCTGGGGAGCCACCCGAGCCTTGCCGGCACCTACGCGCCCCTGTGCAGCCTGGTGATCACCGTGGCGACCCGGCTGATGAACCAGCCGGGCAAGCACCACAGCTTCCTCTTGCTCGACGAGGGGCCAACGGTCTTCATCCCCCACCTGGAGCTGCTGCCCAACACGGCCAGGAGCAACCGGGTGGCGACCGTGTTTATGTGCCAGGACCTGGCGCAGCTGGTGGACATGTACGGCCAGGAGAAGGCCGACGTGCTGAGCGCGGCGCTCAACAGCCACTTCTACGGCCGGGTGAGCAGCAGCAAGACGGCTAGGTTCATGTCCGAGCAGTTCGGCCGCTTCTCAGGCATCGCCGTGGAGAGCAACAAGACAGAGTTCAACGCCCAGTTCCGGGTGCCGGCACGGCCGCCGCAAGTCCCCCTCCCCCAGCCAACTACGGAAGACGATATGCTGGAGTATTACTGGCGGGTAAGGCAGGAGGTAAACGGCCTGCTCGTGGCCGTGGATACCCCGCAGGAGCCCGGACCGGGGAAACGGCCGGGGCAGGACCCCGCGTCCCGCTTCCGGCTGGACGTGTAA
- a CDS encoding JAB domain-containing protein encodes MIMENIVKTSVSARVAEVKLSYRNRVKPSERPQVTCSADSYRVLKESWDTGKLEFVEQFKVLLLNRANRVLGVYELSTGGVAGTVADPKLVFVAALKACASGIILSHNHPSGNLKPSQADLQLTKKIKQGGELLDIAVLDHLILTSEGYYSLADEGLL; translated from the coding sequence ATGATTATGGAAAATATCGTTAAAACCTCCGTTTCAGCCAGAGTAGCCGAAGTCAAACTCTCCTACCGCAACCGCGTCAAGCCCAGCGAGCGCCCGCAGGTCACCTGCTCTGCCGACTCCTACAGGGTCCTGAAGGAAAGCTGGGACACGGGCAAACTAGAGTTCGTCGAGCAGTTCAAGGTGTTGCTGCTAAACAGAGCCAACCGGGTGCTGGGCGTCTACGAGCTCTCCACCGGGGGCGTGGCGGGCACCGTGGCAGACCCCAAGCTCGTCTTCGTGGCCGCCCTCAAAGCCTGCGCCTCGGGCATCATCCTCTCCCACAACCACCCCTCGGGCAACCTCAAGCCCAGCCAGGCGGACCTGCAGCTCACCAAGAAGATCAAGCAGGGCGGGGAGCTGCTGGACATCGCCGTCCTCGACCACCTCATACTCACAAGCGAGGGTTACTACTCTTTAGCTGACGAGGGGCTTTTATAG